A stretch of Chitinophaga caeni DNA encodes these proteins:
- a CDS encoding LytTR family DNA-binding domain-containing protein: protein MKIPIYETFFTRIIVVFGLACILTFFRSLGPLASHSPENVYLQLGLIFFILFFIIQTIYVATIQLDQRSGWNSSIFRRTFLQIFFGVVVPFILGIIMLASSLYMLEVDSSETSAKADLLLSIFVVTILANLYYGIRYFFVTRRIDKNVNLREGIEKSERSGAGEAVEKGRLDILEGRIFTALTPTRTMHIPEDEIAYFYRVGVRVYVRLFSGQDYLLAQSLDAISSQLDQKYFFRVARHLIAHRDSIRNFQPLMHGKLRLSLYPNFREDITVSKLLARQFKIWIGEIV from the coding sequence ATGAAAATACCCATTTATGAAACATTCTTCACTCGCATTATCGTTGTATTTGGCCTCGCCTGTATCTTAACTTTCTTTAGAAGTCTGGGGCCTCTGGCATCTCATTCTCCAGAAAATGTTTATTTGCAGTTGGGGCTTATATTCTTTATTTTATTTTTCATAATTCAAACGATTTATGTAGCCACGATCCAACTTGATCAGCGATCCGGCTGGAATTCAAGTATATTCCGACGGACATTCCTTCAAATTTTTTTCGGTGTTGTTGTACCATTTATTTTGGGAATAATTATGCTTGCTTCCTCTCTGTATATGCTCGAAGTCGATTCAAGTGAAACTAGCGCCAAAGCAGATTTATTGCTTTCTATTTTTGTAGTAACAATTTTAGCCAATTTATATTATGGCATTCGATATTTTTTCGTTACACGGAGGATAGATAAGAACGTGAATTTAAGAGAGGGAATAGAAAAATCGGAGAGATCGGGTGCAGGCGAAGCTGTGGAGAAGGGACGGTTGGATATCTTGGAGGGGCGCATTTTCACGGCCTTAACACCTACACGAACAATGCATATACCCGAAGATGAAATTGCATATTTTTATCGTGTAGGTGTGAGAGTATACGTAAGATTGTTTTCCGGTCAAGATTATCTATTAGCACAAAGTCTAGACGCTATTTCAAGCCAACTTGATCAAAAATATTTTTTTCGTGTTGCAAGGCATCTTATTGCCCATAGAGATTCAATTAGGAACTTTCAACCGTTGATGCATGGAAAATTGCGTTTGTCACTTTATCCGAACTTTCGTGAGGATATCACGGTAAGTAAATTACTTGCCCGTCAATTTAAGATTTGGATAGGTGAAATTGTCTAA
- a CDS encoding FecR family protein, which produces MIEKEHIHQLMTEKAAGIISAIDEQFLDDLIENDAVVREKWEKITKLFNGEDISNHFERFEAMHHPANFSGILQERMPKKRNTLKPILVTAAAIAACIAVAFFIWPDNSGRSIAFNSSESWNDSAAFTQLKLSNGDIINLGMDTGLVAVGSSKMNNLNRTLSYHVNEDLPAGISTLMVPIGLNYKITLSDGTEVWLNSQTRMQFPFKFNSKQREVAIHGEAYLKVTRDAKHPFIVHLDDKRVEVLGTEFNVNDYNKDKVAVSLVNGSVKMHTADASIVLQPGKQVTVMPGEKAALKQEPFDAKKVLGWRDGIYYFDNARLEEICKVLPRWYGIKVEMDNNSIGNMIFSGTIDRNQDVKVFLENINMTMGVKYYYKEGALHLQ; this is translated from the coding sequence ATGATTGAGAAAGAACATATCCATCAGCTTATGACCGAGAAAGCTGCTGGGATTATAAGTGCGATCGATGAGCAATTCCTTGATGATCTCATTGAAAACGATGCTGTAGTCAGGGAGAAGTGGGAAAAAATAACCAAGCTATTCAATGGGGAAGATATATCCAACCATTTTGAAAGGTTCGAAGCCATGCATCACCCGGCCAACTTCTCTGGCATCCTTCAAGAAAGAATGCCTAAAAAGAGGAACACGCTAAAGCCTATTTTGGTAACCGCTGCTGCAATTGCGGCTTGTATCGCCGTTGCATTTTTTATTTGGCCGGATAACTCCGGTCGATCTATAGCTTTCAACAGTTCTGAATCTTGGAACGACAGCGCCGCATTCACGCAATTAAAATTATCCAACGGCGATATCATTAACCTCGGTATGGATACCGGCCTCGTAGCTGTGGGAAGTAGCAAGATGAATAATTTAAACCGTACTTTAAGCTACCATGTAAATGAAGATCTACCCGCGGGTATCAGTACCCTGATGGTACCTATAGGCTTAAACTACAAGATCACCCTCAGCGATGGAACCGAAGTTTGGCTCAATTCGCAGACACGCATGCAGTTTCCCTTTAAATTTAACAGCAAACAACGGGAGGTAGCCATTCACGGCGAAGCCTACCTAAAAGTAACGCGGGATGCGAAACACCCATTCATAGTACATCTCGATGATAAGCGCGTGGAAGTATTAGGTACAGAGTTTAACGTCAATGATTATAACAAGGATAAAGTTGCCGTCTCATTGGTAAACGGTTCCGTAAAAATGCATACCGCCGATGCATCTATAGTGTTGCAGCCGGGCAAACAAGTAACCGTTATGCCCGGGGAAAAGGCCGCTTTAAAACAAGAACCCTTCGATGCAAAGAAAGTATTGGGATGGCGTGATGGCATATATTATTTTGACAATGCCAGGCTGGAAGAAATTTGCAAGGTACTGCCCAGGTGGTACGGCATAAAGGTGGAGATGGATAACAATTCCATCGGGAATATGATCTTCAGCGGAACTATCGACCGAAACCAAGATGTTAAAGTTTTCCTTGAGAATATTAATATGACTATGGGGGTTAAGTATTATTACAAAGAAGGAGCGCTACATCTTCAATAG
- a CDS encoding RNA polymerase sigma factor — MQELQNQQFLRKLSEGNPVAFDELYVRYRAWLVVVSITILKDEMVAEEIVQDFFLKAWKEQIFCQSEFPSLEQLKGYLYKYVKNLSFNKLRSEIYRRKRLEEIMIPANHIIMTNDFDLKLSQIEGALHYLSPKERITFELAFFHQLTRKEIAARLNVSINTVKTQLLFSVRKLREKLNNSVNSNTDDY; from the coding sequence ATGCAAGAATTACAAAATCAACAGTTTTTAAGAAAGTTGAGTGAGGGTAATCCCGTTGCCTTTGACGAGTTATATGTACGCTATAGGGCATGGCTAGTTGTTGTGTCTATAACTATCTTAAAAGATGAAATGGTTGCAGAGGAGATTGTTCAAGATTTTTTCTTGAAAGCATGGAAAGAACAAATCTTCTGCCAAAGCGAATTCCCTTCGCTTGAACAATTGAAAGGATATCTATATAAGTATGTCAAGAATTTATCCTTTAATAAGTTGCGAAGTGAAATCTACCGTCGTAAACGGTTGGAGGAGATAATGATTCCAGCAAATCATATTATTATGACGAATGATTTCGATCTAAAATTATCGCAAATTGAAGGTGCTTTGCACTATTTATCGCCGAAAGAGCGAATTACCTTCGAGTTAGCTTTTTTTCATCAGTTGACCCGAAAGGAGATTGCTGCGAGATTGAACGTAAGCATAAATACAGTTAAGACTCAATTATTATTTTCCGTTCGGAAGCTTCGTGAGAAATTAAATAATTCAGTTAATTCAAATACAGACGATTACTAA
- a CDS encoding RNA polymerase sigma factor — MGILQHKTDFELMELIKVSNKDAFNTLYDRFFKRLYYFTIKRTANNLTEAEDIVHDVFLKLWECRFKIENENISSFLYQCTINTLLNRVKKLKTRDAFYTKLALSYPKEENPIDHQILEDELKAKFDEAINLIPPKTREVFKLRYNAEMSYKEIAITQGVSIETVRGQIKKGLKTMRKHLRIFFMLYFF; from the coding sequence ATGGGAATATTACAGCACAAAACAGATTTTGAACTCATGGAGCTTATTAAGGTGAGTAATAAAGACGCCTTTAATACGCTCTATGATCGTTTCTTTAAGCGCTTATACTATTTCACAATCAAACGAACGGCAAATAATCTAACAGAGGCGGAAGATATTGTACACGATGTATTTTTAAAGTTATGGGAATGTCGATTCAAAATTGAAAATGAAAATATTTCGTCCTTTCTATACCAATGCACGATAAATACACTGTTGAATAGAGTTAAAAAGCTGAAAACTAGAGACGCCTTTTACACAAAATTAGCTCTTTCATACCCGAAAGAGGAAAACCCGATTGATCATCAGATATTAGAAGATGAACTGAAAGCAAAGTTTGACGAGGCAATTAATTTAATTCCCCCCAAAACCAGGGAAGTCTTTAAGCTCAGGTATAATGCCGAGATGTCATACAAGGAGATTGCTATCACCCAGGGAGTAAGCATTGAAACCGTGAGAGGCCAAATAAAAAAAGGGTTGAAAACAATGCGTAAACATCTCCGGATATTCTTTATGTTATATTTTTTTTAA
- a CDS encoding FecR family protein — translation MDKDQILKILEAYEQGTLSADELLALKKALLNLEIMDEQTLQNINFQESQERVKKKLMAKIESEEQQYSSETRRLSRNRGIRILSGIAIGTAASVIVAIGIISKFESRKAIPESHLNEIADIEPATFKAKLSINSSPSSYKLTGNIEDSIVLINGALVKAPSPNTIVYQSYENLVGDQIPSINTVSTPRGGTYNVILSDGTEVMLNAASSISFPVPFAKDKREVTIKGEAFFKVKPQLLSNNSLAKPFIVKAQVAPNQIQIIKVLGTHFNVHAQPNSPIITSLVEGKVQVTTQKDTKTILPGEKTILVNGLLSTGQMDSQEIAWTKNLFEFQDQTLETIMAEASRWYNVDIEFGNDVDLSQKYTITLERNKGLKTFTSIIESLGFECSLEKDQDANRLFVKSK, via the coding sequence ATGGATAAAGATCAGATTTTAAAAATATTAGAAGCTTACGAACAAGGAACCTTGTCCGCTGATGAACTTCTGGCATTGAAAAAGGCGCTCCTGAATTTAGAAATAATGGACGAACAAACGCTTCAGAATATCAATTTTCAAGAATCACAGGAACGGGTTAAAAAAAAATTGATGGCAAAGATCGAAAGTGAAGAACAGCAATATTCATCTGAAACGAGAAGACTATCCAGGAACCGGGGCATCAGAATTCTTAGCGGAATTGCCATAGGAACGGCAGCCAGTGTTATTGTAGCAATTGGCATTATTTCAAAGTTTGAAAGTAGAAAAGCAATACCAGAAAGTCATCTAAATGAAATTGCGGATATAGAACCGGCGACATTTAAAGCGAAATTAAGCATTAACAGTTCACCTTCATCATATAAGCTAACTGGGAATATTGAAGATTCCATTGTTTTGATAAACGGTGCCTTAGTAAAGGCACCATCCCCTAATACTATTGTTTACCAATCCTATGAAAACCTTGTAGGAGATCAAATACCAAGCATAAATACCGTGTCGACACCGCGGGGAGGTACTTATAATGTTATATTGAGTGATGGTACTGAAGTAATGCTTAATGCAGCGTCTTCAATCTCTTTTCCTGTGCCATTTGCAAAGGACAAACGGGAAGTGACCATTAAAGGCGAAGCATTCTTCAAAGTTAAACCGCAATTGCTTAGTAATAACTCCTTGGCTAAGCCTTTCATTGTTAAGGCACAAGTTGCCCCAAATCAAATTCAGATTATTAAGGTCCTGGGTACACATTTCAATGTGCATGCTCAGCCAAATTCTCCAATTATTACTTCATTAGTCGAGGGAAAAGTTCAAGTTACTACCCAGAAGGACACCAAAACGATCTTACCGGGAGAAAAAACGATTTTAGTTAATGGATTGTTATCAACAGGTCAAATGGATTCACAAGAAATCGCTTGGACAAAAAATCTATTTGAATTCCAAGATCAAACATTGGAGACAATTATGGCGGAAGCATCGAGATGGTACAATGTGGATATTGAATTTGGAAATGATGTGGATTTAAGCCAAAAATACACTATAACATTAGAAAGAAACAAAGGTCTAAAAACCTTTACCAGTATAATTGAAAGTTTAGGTTTTGAGTGTAGTCTCGAAAAAGATCAAGATGCAAATCGCCTCTTTGTAAAAAGTAAATAA
- a CDS encoding SusC/RagA family TonB-linked outer membrane protein, with translation MNNLFYARYPRITHRGSYASFLNIPKSMTKIAIFIFVFVNFPSFGNSTASAQQVNLELKNAKLTQAFASIREQTGYLFSYKNDEVDKYKVTLSIKDGSIEQAMDACVKGIPLAYVIKEKLIVVYPKANRIMETINQQQKPIIGKVVDEDGNPIMGANIWAEEIRKGTITDEKGAFSLDAGTIKELKIRITFIGYRQRTSIVNNESVSKIILEKSNEQLKEVIISTGYQNISPERFVGAASTVDKNLIERSTSTDIISRIDGVTNGLLVNNASSSPAERISIRGVSSIRGASDITTGTATKNPLIILDDFPFYGDVNTINPNDIESVSILKDAVATSIWGARAANGVIVLTSKKGMLNSKTSINISSNFNISSKPDLNYFPKMSIDEFVEVEKFLFDKGYYDVYLAYPFVSPITPIIETLNKERNGELSHSETEQIVKALKGHSLNDDYEKYVIRNRSNFQNFISLNGGSSQIGYNISFGSDNGKSNIKGPGGLDRYTLNSNISIKVRPKIKLATTINYTNQTIDADGPGYQISPGGGKTELYPYAKLADENGKPLSIPKNYSLPYIESLGNEDLLDWTYKPLVENGIADSKLNTQTLLLNLGVHLNFTPWLDGQIKYQYTKQSTTDDRNYSLESFYARDLINQFTNSTTSDRAIPVGGVYDNGIQSISSHNLRGQINFSKLINEIHDIRTMVVGEITTANNISNFNRIYGYDDKNLSSASNIDYATTFTTFFGTRMRIPTMQQLTNRSDRFVSFLANASYTYNSKYSIYLSARKDGSNLLGVNTNNKWKPLWSIGLKWDVLNEVFMKKNLFSHLNLRSTIGYSGNVNNSISALTTILTLNPNHWGQRASAIKNTPNPDLRWEESRTFNLGVDIGFLSDRISASFDYYRKRSSDLISDITVDPTTGISTVVKNAANLKGNGFELALNSTNIDGKFKWKTSLNSSYAKTIVTEFFGSDFKTPTGPTIREGKIYGVLYAYKWAGLDPETGDPRGIFDGEISKDYRTIFNDSASNQQYIGSSIPLLFGNLLNTISFNNIRLSFNITYKFKYYFRKPVLQYDQLYSSWVTNLEFRDRWKQKGDELRTTVPSMPYPFDSNRDNFYEFASINYEKGDNIRLNDIRLSYNWINTRKSKIPIESLQIFAYVNNLNLFIYKSTSTGYDPDFPTRQIPNPRSYSIGLKINL, from the coding sequence ATGAATAACCTATTTTATGCCCGTTATCCAAGGATAACGCACAGGGGAAGTTATGCGTCTTTTTTAAACATTCCCAAATCAATGACTAAAATTGCAATCTTTATTTTTGTTTTCGTGAATTTTCCCTCTTTTGGGAATTCAACAGCCAGTGCACAACAGGTTAATTTAGAACTAAAAAATGCAAAGTTAACACAGGCATTTGCTTCAATAAGGGAGCAAACAGGCTACTTATTCTCCTATAAGAATGATGAGGTGGATAAGTATAAGGTTACATTATCAATAAAGGACGGATCGATTGAACAAGCAATGGATGCATGTGTAAAAGGTATACCATTAGCATATGTCATAAAAGAAAAGTTGATAGTTGTTTACCCCAAAGCTAATAGAATTATGGAGACTATCAACCAACAACAGAAGCCAATTATAGGAAAAGTTGTAGACGAGGATGGTAATCCGATTATGGGAGCAAATATATGGGCGGAAGAAATAAGAAAGGGGACGATTACAGATGAAAAGGGGGCGTTCTCATTAGATGCTGGAACAATTAAAGAGCTTAAAATTAGAATTACCTTTATAGGCTATCGCCAAAGAACATCAATCGTCAACAATGAATCCGTTTCCAAAATAATTTTGGAAAAATCAAATGAACAGCTAAAAGAAGTAATTATTTCGACGGGGTATCAGAATATCTCACCAGAACGTTTTGTCGGTGCTGCAAGTACAGTTGACAAAAACTTAATTGAAAGAAGCACTAGCACGGACATTATAAGTCGAATTGACGGAGTTACAAACGGACTATTAGTAAATAACGCCTCATCGTCTCCAGCAGAACGAATTTCAATTCGAGGGGTAAGTTCCATTCGTGGCGCGAGCGACATAACTACTGGAACCGCAACGAAGAATCCATTAATTATCCTTGACGATTTTCCTTTTTACGGTGACGTAAATACAATTAACCCCAATGATATTGAGAGCGTGTCGATTTTAAAAGATGCTGTAGCGACTTCAATCTGGGGCGCTAGGGCAGCAAATGGAGTAATTGTTCTTACATCAAAAAAGGGTATGTTAAATTCTAAAACATCGATAAACATAAGCTCAAATTTTAATATTTCTTCGAAACCAGACTTAAACTATTTTCCAAAGATGTCGATTGATGAATTTGTAGAAGTTGAAAAATTCCTTTTTGACAAAGGCTATTACGATGTTTACCTAGCATATCCTTTCGTTAGTCCAATTACCCCAATTATCGAAACATTGAACAAAGAGCGGAACGGGGAACTATCTCATTCTGAAACTGAACAAATTGTAAAGGCATTAAAAGGCCATTCATTGAATGATGATTACGAGAAATATGTAATACGAAATAGATCAAACTTTCAAAATTTTATAAGCCTAAATGGCGGTAGTAGTCAAATTGGGTATAATATTTCATTTGGATCTGATAACGGGAAATCTAATATTAAAGGGCCGGGTGGACTAGACCGATACACATTAAATTCAAATATATCAATCAAGGTCAGACCGAAAATAAAGCTTGCAACAACAATAAATTACACAAATCAAACTATTGATGCAGATGGTCCAGGCTACCAAATTTCTCCTGGAGGAGGAAAAACAGAACTTTATCCATATGCAAAACTTGCAGATGAAAATGGAAAGCCATTATCAATTCCAAAAAATTATTCATTACCCTACATCGAATCTCTCGGAAATGAAGATCTTCTTGATTGGACGTATAAACCACTTGTAGAAAATGGAATTGCTGATTCAAAATTGAATACTCAAACCCTGTTACTCAACTTAGGGGTCCATTTGAACTTTACGCCGTGGTTAGATGGACAGATTAAGTATCAATATACGAAACAATCTACCACCGATGATAGAAACTATAGCTTAGAATCCTTCTATGCAAGGGACTTAATTAATCAGTTCACAAACAGTACGACTTCAGATCGAGCGATCCCTGTAGGAGGAGTTTATGATAATGGGATTCAGTCCATTTCATCTCATAACCTACGCGGTCAAATAAATTTTAGCAAATTAATAAATGAAATACATGACATAAGAACAATGGTGGTTGGCGAAATCACTACAGCAAACAATATATCCAATTTTAATAGAATTTACGGTTATGACGACAAGAACCTATCATCAGCATCTAATATAGATTATGCAACGACATTCACAACCTTTTTTGGAACAAGGATGAGAATTCCAACCATGCAACAACTTACAAATAGGTCTGATCGATTTGTTTCATTTTTAGCGAATGCATCCTATACCTACAACTCAAAATATAGTATTTACTTAAGTGCTAGAAAGGACGGATCAAACCTTTTAGGTGTAAATACAAACAATAAATGGAAACCACTATGGTCTATAGGATTAAAATGGGATGTTTTAAATGAAGTATTCATGAAAAAAAACCTGTTCTCTCACTTAAATCTTAGGTCTACCATAGGATATTCTGGAAATGTAAACAATTCAATCAGTGCATTAACAACAATACTTACGTTAAATCCAAATCATTGGGGACAACGTGCAAGTGCTATTAAAAATACACCGAATCCAGATCTAAGGTGGGAGGAATCGAGGACTTTCAATCTTGGTGTTGATATTGGATTCTTAAGTGACAGAATTTCTGCTTCGTTTGATTATTATAGAAAACGTTCTTCTGACCTCATTTCTGATATCACTGTCGATCCAACTACTGGTATATCAACGGTGGTGAAAAATGCCGCGAACTTGAAAGGAAATGGATTTGAGTTGGCACTAAATTCAACAAACATCGACGGCAAATTCAAATGGAAAACGTCCTTAAACTCAAGTTATGCTAAGACAATCGTTACCGAGTTTTTCGGATCAGATTTTAAAACACCAACAGGACCAACCATACGAGAAGGGAAAATCTATGGCGTATTATACGCGTATAAATGGGCGGGACTAGATCCAGAAACAGGAGACCCAAGGGGTATATTTGATGGGGAAATTTCCAAGGATTATCGAACAATATTTAATGACTCTGCTTCAAATCAGCAATATATTGGCTCTTCAATCCCTTTGTTGTTCGGGAACTTATTAAATACAATTTCATTCAATAATATTCGGCTTTCTTTTAATATTACATACAAATTCAAATACTATTTCCGGAAACCTGTTCTACAGTATGATCAACTTTACTCAAGCTGGGTAACAAATTTGGAGTTTCGAGACAGATGGAAACAGAAAGGCGATGAATTAAGAACAACGGTACCTTCAATGCCCTATCCGTTTGATAGTAACAGGGACAACTTTTATGAATTCGCGTCAATAAATTACGAAAAGGGTGATAATATTCGACTTAATGATATAAGATTATCCTATAATTGGATAAACACTAGAAAAAGCAAAATACCGATTGAGTCGCTTCAAATATTTGCATATGTAAATAATTTAAATCTATTTATTTACAAATCAACAAGTACAGGCTATGATCCAGATTTTCCAACAAGGCAGATTCCAAACCCTAGATCATATTCAATAGGGTTAAAAATTAACCTTTAA
- a CDS encoding RagB/SusD family nutrient uptake outer membrane protein: MSSKILSITLNLILVSVIFHGCKKFLDLKPDKSLTTINNLEDLQSLLDNASLTKTTNLQDIIADDYYLATETFHTLNSDARDAYIWSPTADGILNWKYNYQTIRVCNVVLSELKKLNISNQEDYNNIKGQALMKRAFSFFLLSQIFAPPLTDSTKGLPSIPLRLLPDIEKTYPRSTVEETYEQIINDLTMAIQLLPKNGEAMNRPDKANTSALLARIFLAIGDYKNALTYSNQYLEKNEKLMDFNNLDPNLTSPIPPYNEEICYNLITDGPLWTLRGANIDSILIGSYDSMDLRKKIFFERKNNGVYAFRGNYGSSGNYNAFAGITVSEMMLIKAECLARKGDSILALDELNKLLIKRFISGKFEPIILPTTSGLVDRILQERRKELIFRSVRWSDIRRLNLEGKNIIMTRSVDDRIYQLLPNDLRYTWIIPNEIMALNPTWEQNKR; this comes from the coding sequence ATGAGTTCTAAGATATTATCAATAACATTAAACCTGATTCTAGTATCCGTTATATTTCATGGCTGCAAAAAATTTTTGGATCTAAAGCCAGATAAAAGTCTTACCACAATCAATAATTTGGAGGACTTACAATCCCTGCTTGACAATGCTTCCTTAACAAAGACGACAAACCTGCAAGATATTATCGCAGATGACTATTATTTAGCTACTGAGACCTTTCATACCCTTAATTCGGATGCAAGAGATGCATATATCTGGAGTCCAACTGCAGATGGAATTTTAAACTGGAAGTATAATTATCAAACCATCAGGGTTTGTAATGTGGTTCTAAGCGAATTGAAAAAATTAAATATAAGCAATCAAGAAGATTATAATAATATTAAGGGACAAGCGCTGATGAAAAGAGCATTTAGCTTCTTTCTCCTATCTCAAATATTTGCACCTCCATTGACAGATAGCACAAAAGGGCTTCCTTCAATTCCTTTAAGGCTGTTACCGGATATCGAAAAGACTTATCCAAGAAGTACGGTTGAAGAGACATACGAACAAATAATTAATGACCTTACGATGGCAATCCAACTTCTGCCAAAGAATGGTGAAGCGATGAACAGACCGGATAAAGCGAATACATCTGCTTTACTTGCAAGAATATTTCTCGCAATCGGTGATTATAAGAATGCCCTAACATACTCAAATCAATATCTAGAAAAGAATGAAAAATTAATGGATTTTAATAATTTGGACCCAAACTTGACTTCACCTATTCCACCTTATAACGAAGAAATATGCTACAATTTAATTACAGACGGTCCCCTATGGACTTTACGTGGGGCAAACATTGACAGTATTTTGATAGGTTCCTATGATTCAATGGACTTGCGAAAAAAAATTTTTTTTGAAAGAAAAAATAACGGCGTTTATGCTTTCAGAGGAAATTACGGTTCTAGTGGCAATTACAACGCTTTCGCTGGAATAACTGTTAGCGAAATGATGCTGATTAAGGCCGAGTGTCTTGCAAGAAAAGGTGATTCTATACTTGCGCTTGATGAATTAAATAAACTACTGATAAAGCGTTTCATTTCTGGAAAATTTGAGCCAATTATACTACCAACAACAAGTGGGTTAGTAGATAGAATATTGCAAGAACGAAGAAAGGAATTGATATTCAGAAGTGTGCGTTGGTCAGATATTCGAAGATTAAATCTAGAGGGGAAAAATATTATTATGACAAGGTCGGTCGACGATAGAATATACCAACTTCTTCCCAACGACCTAAGGTATACTTGGATTATACCTAATGAAATAATGGCACTTAATCCCACTTGGGAACAAAATAAAAGATAA
- a CDS encoding TlpA family protein disulfide reductase, with amino-acid sequence MRRNNWNLHILTILLLVSIQSTAQNRKKLIKGEIQPGQFVPDFKFETIIDFRGNNENTIEGNTKLSEFKGKLIIFDFWTTNCTSCIEHFPELSALQSKFEKDIIILLVNTLQDEQEIKNWIKSNIQRNPEKNIIPKNLKIIVDKDLANYFPLRTSIGYHVWIGKDQKVILRGIPVNTNERKVLDYLDGKDIFFIEDQKTREIKSNSSFFAKDNTNFDYCSTIGGFQEKDANPYGEVIENIKNNRNATIRSTYLNRSISDLYTFALQDELNSDTSILFTASFLPNIVLLVNDTSQVTIRKKYLNAEEITDRLYRKSLFSYEQISSIKYSSQLRRKLMYSDLNNYFRLNFKIVGSIVPQLIPCYKVVKSNSVLIHKSDRTTSKIEIKENMIEFSGMTLREILHEYFLGCRKIFKNESDVVIMGFNDSEKYDLKLPLQRLFEDLTQLNAILAQFGLKIIKSNDFVNQITIQDA; translated from the coding sequence ATGCGTCGAAATAATTGGAATTTACACATTTTAACAATACTCCTTCTAGTTTCAATACAATCAACTGCTCAAAATAGGAAAAAATTAATAAAAGGAGAGATACAGCCTGGTCAATTTGTTCCTGATTTCAAATTCGAAACAATAATTGACTTTCGAGGTAATAATGAAAATACAATTGAAGGGAATACAAAATTGTCCGAATTTAAGGGCAAATTGATCATATTCGATTTCTGGACAACCAATTGCACATCTTGTATTGAACATTTTCCAGAATTATCCGCATTACAATCAAAATTTGAAAAGGACATTATTATTTTACTAGTAAATACTTTACAAGATGAACAGGAAATTAAGAACTGGATAAAGTCAAATATACAAAGAAACCCAGAAAAGAATATAATTCCAAAAAACTTGAAAATAATTGTAGATAAGGATCTGGCTAATTATTTCCCACTAAGAACATCAATTGGATATCATGTTTGGATTGGAAAGGATCAGAAAGTTATCTTAAGAGGTATTCCAGTAAATACAAATGAAAGAAAAGTATTAGATTATCTTGATGGAAAAGATATCTTCTTTATTGAAGATCAAAAAACAAGAGAAATAAAATCGAATAGTTCCTTCTTTGCAAAAGATAATACGAATTTCGATTACTGCTCAACCATCGGAGGATTTCAAGAAAAAGATGCGAACCCCTATGGTGAGGTAATTGAAAATATAAAAAATAATCGAAATGCAACCATAAGGAGTACATATCTCAACAGATCAATTTCTGATCTGTACACTTTTGCTTTGCAGGACGAATTAAATTCAGACACGTCAATACTTTTCACTGCATCCTTTCTACCGAACATAGTTCTACTTGTAAATGATACATCTCAGGTAACTATTAGAAAAAAATATCTGAATGCCGAGGAAATTACAGATAGATTATATCGAAAATCACTTTTTTCTTATGAGCAGATATCCTCAATAAAATATAGTAGTCAATTAAGAAGGAAACTTATGTATAGTGATTTGAATAATTATTTTAGATTGAACTTTAAAATTGTAGGTTCTATTGTACCACAATTAATACCATGTTATAAAGTAGTTAAGTCAAACTCCGTCTTAATTCATAAATCTGATAGAACAACAAGTAAGATTGAAATTAAGGAAAATATGATAGAATTTTCCGGAATGACATTACGAGAAATATTGCATGAATATTTTCTTGGTTGTAGGAAGATATTCAAAAATGAATCTGATGTAGTAATAATGGGGTTTAATGATTCAGAAAAGTATGATTTAAAACTCCCACTTCAGAGGCTGTTTGAAGATTTAACTCAGCTAAATGCGATTCTAGCTCAATTTGGCCTAAAAATTATTAAGAGCAATGATTTTGTAAATCAAATAACCATTCAAGATGCTTGA